The Cucumis melo cultivar AY chromosome 9, USDA_Cmelo_AY_1.0, whole genome shotgun sequence genome includes the window gaaaaaaacaatgaaaaaatgaaaaattggtTAGGGATGAAAGTAATTGAACATTAAGTTTTATAGTTGACCTGTGTATCTACGGAAGCTCTAAATGCCTTCATGTGCGTGGTAACGGgaatgcttttcttttcttttcttttctttttttctttttttgcatgTTATACTTTGTCTAACAAAAAATAGAATTAGGAGGATATAATCCTCCAACTATAATTACAAATGTAGAtgtcaattttgtttttgtttttgttttttaccatcttaaaagaaaaaatgaaatgttTAGTTTATCACGCGAGTGAAAAAAATTTACGAAATATTGTACATAATTACACAAATATTTTCACGTTCTTTGAACACGTGAAAGATTTCAAAAGCCTAATATCAACTAATTTTCCCATAGTACAAATTAATCAACAAATGGGTTTTCCCTTTCACTAATTTCGAAAAGAAAAATCCCCAATAGAAACAAAGAACAAATCAAATAGCTTTTAAATTTTCCCCCAATTTCCCATCATCTCGAACATACAGGCTCTTCAGCTATAGTCTCCAACAATGGCTTCCTCGACCTACACATCGACCTCCGATGACCAAATTCCGGGACCGGCGAAAACCCCTCCACGTCGTCGTCATCCTCATCACTACCACCACTACCATCCAAATTCAACTTCGGTTTCGATTCCTCTGTTTCCACCTCTGGCCAAACACAAACAGTAGAATCCCCACCGCCGATAATCCGCCGCTTATTCCTGCCGGAGACCCGCTCGGCAGCGAGAAACAAAGCCCCCATATCCGCCACCGACACCACCGAATTGACCTTCTTCATGGGAAACATAAGGTACAAATTACCCATCTCGAGATCCTCATCGGCCATCAAAGCCGAAAATCTCCGACCCAAATGAAGGGATTGAGAATTAACAAGGAAGAAATTGGGGATCTCGAACATGAGCTCGGCCGCCTTGACCGACTCGTGAAAGTGTCGGATTTGGCCGCTGGGAAAGATGACGGTGGTGGTGGAAGAAGAGGAGGGTTTGACACCGATTGGTGTGGAGAGAGTACAAGAAATGTAATTCCCCATGAATTAGAAAAAGGCAAAATTATTGTTGTGAAGAAATGTAGAAAAATGGTGGATAGGAAGAATTAGAAGTTAAGGAATATATTTATAATGGAGAGGGAATTGGAAGGAATGATAATTGGAAAAGTCATAAGGAGGATGGAAATGTGGAATCGGTTGATTTTCAAAGCAAAAGTGTAGGATTGACATTATTGCTAATTACGCGTGGAACATTGCCAAATACAGGcctaaattttattaatatatatatatatatatatatatttctttgttttcatTTTAGTTTTGATGCCGTCATCCTTAATATATAACAAAGTTCTCATTTgtcaattctttttttctttttttttttttcctttagagTCAAATCCCATTTCAGCATGGGAAGCTACTAAACTTTCATTTTATCTATAAATTGAAGTCAAACCCCCTCTTCAATACAATTCCACTAACGTTTGGTAGGATATCATAACAACATAGAtttaatgaaactaaagttGTGTACTTTATGTTTGATTGTAGATTTAGGAgtttaattcaaataattgttCCAAATCAGTTTGGTACTATGCTACATACAACTAGAACATGTTCTATGTTAAAAACAATtgtataattatattattttcttttattatgtAACTTACAATACATTAAATTAATGAATCCAGTTTATATTTACACACCATAGGCTATAGTATTTCAAACTGTTTTTacctttttttaaatatatatatatatatatatatatatatatatatatatatatatatttgcattttcaaaattttaattcaaaatacAAAGTCTAGACAAATTGAAAACATACAACTGtttctttttagaatttgtAATATTTGAATTAAAGTTTCCAAAAACATAAACTGAATTGAGAAAGCAAAAACAAGCCCTTAGATATATATGGTTGTCAAAGTTTCTTATTTTGAAAGTTGttcatgtttattttttttttttttttataaaaaaagaaatagtgttGGGAAGAAAATTCATGTTTTTGAAATAAATTGAGTGTATagaataaattttgaaataacaGTATCAAGATTTGATGTTATGAATTAAAAATGACAATTAAGTTGACCTCATAATACATGCTAATTAGATTAGATGTTGTTTTCGGTACTAAAATCTTaagtttatttttagttttattcaATAGATGATTTacctttttattaaaatatttaaaattctaTTATAGCATAGGTAATCAACGGATCATTGTTAACTTAAAAAATTAACCCATTGATTAGATatgaattttgaaatatttataatagattttattttatatgcTTATGTATGCTCAGTAAGTGATTTATACTTTGTTATCAAATATTGTTGGGGGTTAAAATAGGGAGTAGGtgttgttaaaaaaataaaaaataaagtaaaaaagaaaataaagaaggGCAAATTTATAGAAGTGGATTTGGAAGTATGAAGGGGGAAGGGAGGGGATGGGTTGGCGGCGGTGACATGGAAGGAATGCGTGAGAGTGTTAAATGAAGGGATGTAGCTAGCGGCAGTGCGGTGTCGGTTATTTATATAATACCATATTCTTTGCCGCGTAGCCGGGCTGTACATTCGCATTCCCAATTTCCCAATGCCATTTCTTAGAAACTTAAAAAACCCCGACCACATCTGTTTTCCTACTTTCTTCACTTTAACCATAACTTTGAACATTCCAACCTTTTACTTAATTCTTTAATATAAACCTCTTTTCTCTGCTTCATCTTTAACCTCACCCCTTTCCCTTTCACTTTTTTTAGTTCACTGTTCATACATAACTATTTTAGTTTTATCACTCTAAAACCTTGCAATCAACTATTGTTTATCTTCATTATTAAATCCCAATATTAAACCATTCATTACtcatcaaatttaatattattaactATAATCTTCAACGGTATGTggttaacatatatatatatatatatatatatatatcatctcCAGTAATAAAACGTAAGGCTTTTTCTGATACTATGAATAGGATCCACATTTGTAATCgttacaaatgatttgatccaaATCGCTCATGTGGGATAAGTACTGTATCTTATAGTAATTATAAGCTTTTATGTGAAtccaataaaatatttatcaacTAGAAACGACAAAAGTAACCAAGGTTACAAAGAAATTttaaagtgaaaaaaaaaaaaacatcctCTAAATATAAAGAGTAAAAAAAACCACTATACTATGATCAAAATAATTGATACAAAAAATTCATAACCAGATACACAATATATATATCAAGATTAACGATGTCAATAATAAATAACAACgaataaaaatgaataaaattagAAACATGTTAGTTGAAAGTGGCAATTAATTACTATAAGTAGTTCCAAACTAAATTCCCACTGTCTATAGGAAAGAGTTTCGTGTCATGAATAAGATGTCAAAATTTTAGCGTTTTCAAACTACATAATGATTCTGAAAAGACTAAAAAGTTAGATGGAGCATTTCTCAAATTTTCTCAATATGTTTTTCTCTCTCCTTAGTGTCGCATGCTCACCGAATGACTAACTCCCGATGTCATTCTAAAATAACGATGTAAAtagtaaaataataaataataaattgaaaaatataaatttttggaTTTATAGCAAAGCTGCTGagtacttttcttttttatttattttttaatatctgATTATACTCCTCTATACAACACAATTCATTTCTTACCGATATATATTTGTACAGATCAAAAAATGGGACATAATATCACAGATTACAGATTACGAATACAATAATGTATTTGTAAACAACGTTCAATTTTGGTCAAACTTAACTAAATCTGATATTTTCTTGTCCGTTAAGATTGCACCAACATCTGTAATCTTATGAGATTTTCAGATTCTTagaatttaaatcaattaattaataatttatttctaTAATTCATAGATATATTTAATAAcggtttgaatttaaattttagataatacccaaaataatgacaaatataaatttaatagttttggattttttatattttataatatttatcaaaaatttattaaataatatataatacatacttttaataacaatttaaatttagattttatatcCTCCCTTAAAATCGTGGATTTGAATTCAAGTCTTACATAATCATGACATAATCATGACAAAGATAAATtcttaataacaatttgaatttaaaatttaaaattcagattgttataatttaaaatttaagaaatatatatttcaaaatatttattaaaaatttattaaataatactgttcacacgagatttcaggagaaatttaattcgtggaatcgaactttgtattgatttatgtattgcggatacaatctctaatatttactcctttgattctttctctcggatacaaaaagtaaaatttaaaacttcgtgatcttcaatcttcaagaagttgtaactacaagtcaattcaagcttcaatcttctggaattcaaggaaagtttgatcttccaagtctttgatctttcagaaggttgatcttgaggttgatgataacttgcacgtcttgagagtcttcagaagtttttgtcttcaattcttcagagcttcgattcttctcttcaatcaaaggtcccctcaaatgaatggtagatgtctctatttatagagaaattttatgggctttaagTGGGCTTGGGCCTGTTTGTTTGTTAGGCTTGGGCCTATCTGTCTGTTGGACTTAGGCTTGGCCCATTTGCttattgggcttgggcttgagcccacctgacactctgggcttgggcccatctgcttgttgggttcGTGTCCAGGCCCAATTGTTTGACGGGcttggtccattatttcttgccctaatttatatttagggctTAATTAGATCAGGTACAAGAAAGCTTAATTATCCAAACCCAATCAAATTATGATTATCACAATATttattgtgatgacgtggcagaatttaattggccaaaatttattgCTCAACAAATGCCCCATTTTCGAGATTCGTACACCTGCATGAGTGGATGAATTTCGAAAACAATAATCTGAGATAAAAAATACAAGCGATTTGTTCTTGATTTTGGCTCCcataaaaaatgtcaaattaatcACTATGCATTTGGATATGAGTGATTAAAACACTAcgtgaaatttaattaatcaatttattattatcattatttttaaatagtaatTGGAAAATTGATGcttaaaagtaataaaattggAATATTGCCAATTTATGGATGTaagttgtttattattattattgacttctaatgtaatttttttttttttttttgtgtaaaaGAGAAATGGGATGGTAAAATTagtacttatttatttatttattttattatattttctacatatttagaagaaaagagaagaaagaataataataataataataataaaaataaaaataagaaagataaaaatgtgtatatgaatgataatcattctttttttttttttttaatttaatatatatatgtatatatcttcctcttttgaattattattatttgtatagAATATATAGATACATATTTTCCAGAAAacggaagaaaaataaataaataaataaaatctcaaacttctccaagatttaaaaaaaaaaacttttttttttaagatttagataaagatctcaacaatttaaatgttttagatGAAGATCTCAACcatttaaatgttaaatctcaccaatttaaatattaaatctcaccaatttaaatattaaatctcaaccatttaaatgttaaatctcaccaatttaaatattaaatctcaacaatttaaatattaaatcccaacaatttatttttagtCCCTATAAATACGTGAGGCTATGGTGCAAAGAGGCACAACATTCACATTATTTATTGTCAAAgagggaggaagaagaaaaaggtttttctttgtttcttttttttttctttttcttttttttttgttgattttttttttttggtttttttttttttaattccgcCGGCTGCACGCCTCTGTTAGTCCGCGgcgaaagaaagaagaaaaaaaaaaaagagagaaaggaagaagaagaagaggtgcAGAGATGTAGAGGcgaaggaagaaaaaaagaaaatggaaaaggagaaagaaagaaagaaaaaaaaagaaaaaataaaaagaaaaaggaagaagaagcagaggaaaagagaaggaagaaaagagaagggggaaaagaaagagagaagatgggggggggggggcggcggcagatttagggttttttttttttttttttttttttgaataaatatctatttataatttttttttttttttttataatttctaaaagaaaatttttttttcctttttttttcaacctttttttttaatctctttcttctcttttttttttttttaaaaatttttttttcataaatgtttattgctattattatcattattgttttaaaattagtttcttccctttttgtTAACTTTCCACTTTGTTCGCCATTTTTTTTGTAgtctattatttatttacttataattctttttcttttctttctttttttttatttttttatttttctttgttttctatatatatatatatatatatatttacccttttctaaaagaaagacttttcatttatttatttatttgtttgttaatcccttctttttctttctctttttttttctaacttatctatattttttttttcaggtttGCACCAACCAGAAGCTCTATCAAAGGttggttccatttttttgtttactattaacgaatttttttttctttttttcttttttcttttctttttcttttttttttaaagaaagaaaaaaaatggagatCCCATGCAAGTATATATGAAGTTAGATCTCCTGGATGCCCTACTTCTATGAATGTCAACttttggggtttgttcatgatagacgatgcaactctatcatgacgccctactgattcctcgacgcctggggtttgttcgtgatagacgatgcaactctatcatgacgccctaatGATTCCTCGacgtctggggtttgttcgtgatagacgatgcaactctatcatgacgccctactgattcctcgacgcctggggtttgttcgtgatagacgatgcaactctatcatgacgccctactgattcctcgacgcttggggtttgttcgtgatagacgatgcaactctatcatgacgccctgctgcttccccgatgcctagggtttgttcgtgatagacgatgcaactctatcatgacgccctactgattcctcgacgcttggggtttgttcgtgatagacgatgcaactctatcatgacgccctaatGATTCTTCGACGCTGgagtttgttcgtgatagacgatgcaactctatcatgacgccctactgattcctcgacgcttggggtttgttcgtgatagacgatgcaactctatcatgacgccctactgattcctcgacgcttggggtttgttcgtgatagacgatgcaactctatcatgacgccctgctgcttcctcgacgcctggggtttgttcgtgatagacgatgcaactctatcatgacgccctgctgcttcctcgacgcctggggtttgttcgtgatagacgatgcaactctatcatgacgccctactgattcctcgacgtctggggtttgttcgtgatagacgatgcaactctatcatgacgccctagtGCTTCCttgacgcctggggtttgttcgtgatagacgatgcaactctatcatgacgccgtACTGATTCATCAACTcatggggtttgttcatgatagacgatgcaactctatcatgacgccctggtGCTTCTTCGATgcctagggtttgttcgtgatagacgatgcaactctatcatgacgccctactgattcgTCGACTTTGTTTTCATATACTCTTTGTTCCAAGACAATGTCATCGACACTAACTTGCTTGTGATGATTTTCTTTTACAGACGATGGTTTACTTCACGGAACGATTCTTGTCTGGAGTTCGACATCTCGTAATACTTTCTGACAGAAATCAACCCAGAGAAGATGGACTTAGTCTCATTGTGGAGAAGCCATGGGCTGGCGCTTT containing:
- the LOC103499309 gene encoding uncharacterized protein LOC103499309, which gives rise to MGNYISCTLSTPIGVKPSSSSTTTVIFPSGQIRHFHESVKAAELMFEIPNFFLVNSQSLHLGRRFSALMADEDLEMGNLYLMFPMKKVNSVVSVADMGALFLAAERVSGRNKRRIIGGGDSTVCVWPEVETEESKPKLNLDGSGGSDEDDDDVEGFSPVPEFGHRRSMCRSRKPLLETIAEEPVCSR